TGTGTAGTGGGCGGGGCTAAAATGAAGTAGGCGGGCGCCAAACCATCTAGCCAATCGGCAGGCTTTAAGAATTGCCAGGAAGAAAAGCACGCGCCCAGAAAcaaacccaaaacaaaacagccACATGAACAAAGAACACGttggaaaacatgcaaaaatactCGAACAGTctgtatataatataaaaagaaGCATGCGGCAGTGTAATTGCGTGGCAGTAATATTTGAATGACGTcgtattttgagaaataataCATTAGGAGTAAAAAATagttaaaatgggaaaatatagctttgttcaaaaaacaatttcacagtagtatatgatttaaaaattgggAAACACATTGAGaattaacgaaaaaaaaacctatagaTGACACTGTTACAAGAGTCGGATATTTATATTGAATTGGATGCTTTGTTATTATATAGATTATATAGCTGGCAtagattcatttgtttttgtcttacGAAGGTCGaatcataaaaataaagccAGCAAAAGTGTGAGGATATTGCCATCTATTGGCTGCAATGTGCACTGCAAATCCCACAAAAGGGCCTCAATCGCAATGTAACGTTAAAATCAACAAATTGATTCAGCCTTTAACGATTGACAAAAATCATACGGGGTGTAATTAGATTAAatacattgatttaaaaaaataaatggctcGGACCAACAGGAATAGTTACATTGTGGCATTACATTTACTTGCCAAAATTAAATGTCTTACTAGATAACAAAGAAAACAAGTAGTCAAAATCAGTGCTCTTTATTTAGTCGTCCGCATTTTAGAATGCACTTAGTCAATATTTACAATGATGCAATCGCACCCCTCTAATAAACCAAGAAGTGATTTATTACCAAATAAATTAAATCGAACAGACTTTACTTGCTACTAACCATTTCTGTAGTTAAATCCTCATTCGAGTGCATCAGAAAAAATAAGATGCTGGGAAAGCGCTGAACTATTTGGCGAAAAAATAAGTGTCAGGCTGTAGATGTCCTATCTGTTTGGACTGCAAGGCCAGACATCtcttttcaaatggatttagcgtctaccgctgtcaatggcagaaaatAAGTTAAGATGaccaattcaaaaataaaattatatccGACAACTCAGCCATTACACAGTAAAGCGATGTCCTATGTCATTTCAACTTCACAAAACGCAAATTTCAAGAACTGGATCCATGAGTTTTCTTTGAAATTCAACAGGGGAAAGAAAATTTGATATTGCCGCTACTAGGAAAGAAAAAGTTCCAGTTCTCTGAGTGCCTCGTTCTCCATCGCTCTCTGAGCCTCCGTCCTTGTTGTCAATAGAATCTCATCCAGAAAGTTGTCCGTTTGTGGGTGGGGCATATCAGGGGTCCCGTCTCGGTGGCCGGCGAGCAAGTCGAGAAAGCCCGAGCTGTCCGGCGACGCAGCGGCGGAAGAGAACACCGAGCCGTGCGTGCTGACGGGCGACACTGTCGCCGTGTTGACGGGAGACACTGTCGCCGTGCTGTCGGGCTGGTGCGCCAGCAGCTGGTTGAGCTTGGCCAACTTCTTCTTCTTGGCCTTCAGCTTCTTTAGCAGCTTGTGCCGCAGCGAGTCTGTGTCGGTCAGGCAAATATTGCCGCCGTTGCGAGATTGGGGGCTCTTGGGGAAAGGCGGCGGAGTTTGGACGGGCGAGGTGAAGGCGCAGAACATCCCGGCAGCTTTCAGCGGGAGgccgtcatcgtcgtcgtcctcgGCGTGGAGGAGGCGGGGACGTTTGGTGAAAAGCGCTGTGGGAACTGCCGGCCTCTTAACCTGTTCGGATGTGGCATGACTGGGAAGGGGTCGGGCTTGTTCGACAGGTGTGGGAGGGGGCTGGACGGCGTTCCGCTTTTGATTGGCTGGGAGAAGGCCGAGCATGTAGGACCAGCGAGAGTTTGGGTCTGAGGGTGGTGGTGGTTCGGTCGAGGACACGTGCGGCGCCGTTTGGACGACgggaggcggcggtggcgggGAGTCTGGAGCGTCCACTTCTTGTGCTTTCCTCCTGCACTTTCTCATTGGTTGACGTTTAACTTTAGTCGCCCCTTTGTTTTGCTTCCCGGATTCCTCTGAAGCTTGTTCAACAACCAGATCTTTGTCTTCGCCGGCATCTTTGGGCGCCTCAGAAGAGCTATCCGGAATGAGAATGCGGTCCGGAAGTGCTTCATGATCCACTGCCGGTTGCGTTTGAATCTGGAAcagaatattttttcatgtgTGGGTCACAGAAATgtttccaagttacgaaaaccctcaaaaagtacatgcattccttatccgtcattttatttttaaaatattgtcgcggatgcattgattctcgctttaaaagctcactccaccatatactgggctctcattggctgtctcacaacaaccctccattttctttaacacattgtctgcttaaacttatttatgcttGGGGAAGATGTAGCCGACTGCTTCGACCTGAACGGCAGCCTTCGGTGGGTTAAATTGTGCTGTTGGGGCAGGCGATGGGACGTGTTGTCAATAATAAGGACATTGACTAGTTAGTTGgtcgatgtgcaccaaaacggaCGCATGACTAAATGCAACGGTcagcaatacacgaggaattcaacgaggcGGCAGCCACTATTGCAactgcacaaataaaaaaaacaggggagaaacaaactttccgacttagtggggaaaaaaacatcctgaaaaagtgttcacaagTCGTGCCCacttttgtgcattttagaaacattattaaaagtcctcAAACGCAATCGTCTTTGTAGTGTTTTTTCCACCAAAATGTTCATCATCTagcactgcagaagcaggtaagaaccagtagtaacttataaaatgggtgtaaaattacatctcaaagaaatcacaaaatgttaatgtttgttgttgatgaatgtgtttgtttgaattcttaatgctgtgtttattaattgtctgttcatgtttgtgtgccatctctatgttgcatcccggtagctttctcttgttcccatgcGTTTTAACACGGGTTTGTATATATACTCATTtggtgacattaataaatactttCATGAtcattttctatcatttttgtttctcacatcgttcttacaaaattgggacatgttgaccaattttaaagggtttagttggaagacgtgtgaggaccgtggaacgaattagagaatttacatataaaatacacctctgcttacgaaattttcaagttacgaaaaaagttctggaaccaattaattttgtaagtagaggtatgactgtatttggcTTAGCCACAGACAGTAACAGTACACAGTGTTGATTCGTAATGAAGTGTAAAATCTGGTGGCGAATGGACAACAGACAAAGCCAATATTTGGAGTTCTCAGTTTACGATATTCTCAACCTACAACGTTCGGACTTTAACGACACCCAATCCTTGCCCTTGTCTATTAGTCCCCTACACCAGCGTTTCTGCTTAGTTTGTGGGGCAGGAGCATCTTTGCCTTTTTCACACctttcatcatattttggtcCTCAAAAAGAATTTACAGTGAAAATGAGGCTTTACATCATAAACGAGACAGATTGAtcagtacctctacttacaattgtctctacatacaaaatattcaggtgaGAAAACGCCTTAATGGGAAAATTTTGTCTCAAGatgttttaattaatatttttttgtcttcatatAAGTCAAATAAATTCGGTaccgtttttatatttttttaaaagctttagAAGGTAGTATTGGAATCTTAGAATGGAGTAAGGAAtttatttacatgtaaaatgtaaCTCATGAAAAATGCTCATGTAGTCATGGCCAAAAGCTTTGAGAAtgacacaaatattacattttcacaaaatcTGTTCCTTCAGGGTATTTAGATGTTTCTATGGTATAACGACTTTTAATTAGAAGCTTTTCACAAgtatcaaaagcttttattgagaaTTACATGCAATAGGCCAATATTTGTAgtgttgaatcttttttttcaagaggaaatgatttattaaagtcttaaaataaataaaacatatgaaaatgtgccgtgcgccgctgaaatatctccctccgcggccgttatagatgtaatacccgtgtttgtccgccagatgtcagcaagagcccgttctaccagtgtcgaaagccatccactttgtagtacattttagactttaagtgtgccctatgtgtgtgtgaaaatatgcgccaacttgcatttgtacagttttaaaTCACTTAagaaggggaattcaaaataaaataacggataaggaaatgcatttactttttgggggatttcgtaactcgagtcactcatttgcatataaaaaaaaaattgtaaccggaaacttttgtacctaaaggcattcgtaagtagaggtatgactgtattttagttttttgaattataataatttggacttTTAACAGTGAAATCAGAGTTGTGTGGAATTTAAGTTCGCTGGCGTAGGAACAGAACTCGTTGGTAGTTCTAGGACTCCCTGCAAAACATACCTCTTCCAGGGTGAGCGTGATGATGTCATCGTGAGACAGCCCGTGGAAGGTTTCCAGCAGTGCAGCAGGTCCAATGGACACATCCTCGTGAGTGCCTGTCGTGGTCACATTAGCCTCGTCGTGTCGACTCTCATGCTCGTTTGTGGAAACATCTACTGCCGCTGAAAAATTCTCCGGCAGTTGCATTTCCTGAGCGGGAATTGGCAGCGCCGGATTGGGTGCGTTCAGCAGTTGGTTTGAGTTGTCTAATATCAGCAAAGATTCGGATTCTTCGCTGGTAGTGTCGACGGGTTCCGGTGCAGGAGCAACGTCTTGTTCCTCAATGTGAGCATCAACCGTTTCTGCAAAGGGAGCGTCGACGGCTTCGTCGAAGCAAAATTCAATGGGTTCCTCAAGGTTTGCGTTGACGGCTTCTTGGACATGTGAAATGACCGTTTCCTCAGGGTGAGCAATTACGTGTTCCTCAAGAGAGCCTTCGAGTCTGCGCAAGTCATTGCTATCTTCTTCTGTAGGTGATGTGATAGAAGACAGAGATGGCGGGATTTCCTCCAACAGACAAGGCGCCTCTTCACAAATGCCATCCAGAGGGGACCCGGTTCTGCCATTGTCTCGGTCAGGACAGCTTTCTTCAGCCGCACGGAGTTGATCTGAGCGCAGACGCTTGACTTGCTCAGAGTCATCTTGGTCTTCTGACGGTTTTCCGTTTGGCGCCGCAGGGACCAAGCGAGCCATAATGTCCTCTAGAGGACAACTGACTAAGGGGAAGAGGCACTGTTGATAAAGAGGAATGGCAAGCGATTA
The nucleotide sequence above comes from Stigmatopora argus isolate UIUO_Sarg chromosome 22, RoL_Sarg_1.0, whole genome shotgun sequence. Encoded proteins:
- the uspl1 gene encoding SUMO-specific isopeptidase USPL1, which produces MVGLVAEWQRAMELGRSGAVAMPGEDGASGARASPLVGYLGKVQERVGSLDQCPWCASKDRSSTLRSYRLSLHESVTLCPEPQCLFPLVSCPLEDIMARLVPAAPNGKPSEDQDDSEQVKRLRSDQLRAAEESCPDRDNGRTGSPLDGICEEAPCLLEEIPPSLSSITSPTEEDSNDLRRLEGSLEEHVIAHPEETVISHVQEAVNANLEEPIEFCFDEAVDAPFAETVDAHIEEQDVAPAPEPVDTTSEESESLLILDNSNQLLNAPNPALPIPAQEMQLPENFSAAVDVSTNEHESRHDEANVTTTGTHEDVSIGPAALLETFHGLSHDDIITLTLEEIQTQPAVDHEALPDRILIPDSSSEAPKDAGEDKDLVVEQASEESGKQNKGATKVKRQPMRKCRRKAQEVDAPDSPPPPPPVVQTAPHVSSTEPPPPSDPNSRWSYMLGLLPANQKRNAVQPPPTPVEQARPLPSHATSEQVKRPAVPTALFTKRPRLLHAEDDDDDGLPLKAAGMFCAFTSPVQTPPPFPKSPQSRNGGNICLTDTDSLRHKLLKKLKAKKKKLAKLNQLLAHQPDSTATVSPVNTATVSPVSTHGSVFSSAAASPDSSGFLDLLAGHRDGTPDMPHPQTDNFLDEILLTTRTEAQRAMENEALRELELFLS